The Sesamum indicum cultivar Zhongzhi No. 13 linkage group LG6, S_indicum_v1.0, whole genome shotgun sequence genomic interval taaaaaatatatatatgagaaatattagaaagttatatttgaaaaatattgtgtttATTGAAAAGGAATAATGGATGTTGAGATAGTTTAATTTGGGGATGTTATAGAAAATAGAAGCTATAAAAATATGAGGggtttgataaaataaatttttatgatttaattcataaataatgtaCCTAAAAAGTTGAGAATGTctagttatttgaaaaaaactgaatggagatttcaaatttgatataaatgaaatattaaaaaattgataaaaatgtatgaatattgtttaatatttttttcaaaatatgaaattctcaatatattgataatacGTATATTAGTTTGTTATAGAACGTGAAGATAAAGTAGAGGGGTTGATCAGTTCCTTTTGCTAACATAATCTTTTGAGATTGAGGTAAATATAGTTAACTGGacttatatatagatatatgtatatacttaTCGTTGAATActtaattgtaaataattgattatttgtcTGGATTATATTGTTGTTCTATGGTGCTTTCATTATGTGCTTATCTGTCGTTGTATTGCAAGAAAGACAGATGAATGTTTGTGCGTTGCTATGCTATCTCATTGTGGACTGAATATGAACGATGGAATTCTTGATGGGAGTGGTGTAAATTGAGATGAAGAGATGACTTATCTAACCTTGGacatatttaatgttttaggATAACATAATTCATGACGAGTGTTGTGTTGTTATGTGATGATGTGATGTATGATATGAGAAAATGATGATATGATgtataatataagaaaaaataaacgtATAGCAAAGTACCATGACCCAAACGGCATCGAGGTATTCCAGGTATGGGGAATATCCAGTGTTGATGGCTACGCAATGGGATGGTGTGGGGGAGCTATGTTTGGCGTGATGTCCTATATTGATATTACTATACACTTAGCCGGTGTGGTGATATCACATACTATGGATGTTTTGTGCCAACAATTATATGATGTTGAATGAGATCATGAGATCCGACAAAATCATTGAACATACTCTAGCTAGGTCAAGAAAGGccctaaaataataaatgataaccTCGGGTATTATGTTGTGGATTGATCGTCAGTATGTGTACCTCTTACATTTGTTGTGAATGCATagtaaatttttgttgattggtATCATAGTatgaaaacttattttattgtgtATGTGTATACAGATATATAAGCTGATTAGCTAGATTTATTGAGTAGTCAACTCATCCTTTGCCATATATTTTCCAGGAGATAAGCCACAGTAACTAGTCCAATTGATTCATAAAGCCTATCATCAGTATTAATAGGTTGGTCAACAGAGACATCTTGAGTAGGGAGTTCTAActacataattacatttaagtgaattttgtattttatttttctaataattagaactacactttttatattttcattgttcATAAACACTACGGTGGATTATTAGTTACCAAATAAAACTTCATGACAGAACTCTTTATTAGATCTTATTTTCACtagaattctattttaatttaattatgtaagtaattaacaactattatttaaaactaataaaatttacttatttgtacatataaatttataatacactATTATATCAAAAGGGCATAATTgacttaaaaaaaacataaaatgtgACAAATCATTCACACTTTCATAATATACATAGATGGTcgttttttccttaaaaaattaaaacaaaaaataaaaaataaataccaaaagatttacataaatttcaatcaatatattttatctttattttagcatttttactttttataccTGAAAATTTTGAGCTTACGAGCTCAAAATCTGCTCATAACATAATTCAAGCTTACAATAATCGTAATTTCCTGTTCCAATAGTGAAGGATTGAACTTAAAAAGGGTGGCAAAGAAATGTAGTTCAATCAAACAGCACACACTGTTCAGTCAGACGAAAGTGCCATTGCTGTGAATTAGCCAAATCGTGAAAAGAAGAACATAAACGAAAGACAGCAGAGATAATGCGTTAAAAACCTGCATACAAGCAGATGAAAGCAAAGAGTTGTTACTCATCTACTTGAGTAAGGTTCGATGTCAGCATCAGCCATCAAGAGTTGTTTATTACAGAAAGGAAACATGTAACTAGACTATGCATCATTGCATCTGTAGTTAGCACCAAAACTTGTTCAAAGACTTCTTCAATTCTCTCAAGACACCCCATGCAACGTGAATCAAATGAAACGTGGCGTCAATGAGCACGAGCAGCATAGGCAAGAGATATTGCAGCCAGGAGAGTTGTTGCTGAGGACAACAGGGTCCACAAGCTCTTCTTCTTGTGTGCTTCTTCCATGGAAGTCTGCAGCAACTGCAGTTGCCTCTTCATGTTCTCGACTTTGGTCTCTTTTCTCTTGAAAGCATTCTTTATCGCTTCCAATTCAATCACATATGGCTTTGTTTCTTCACCGTTAATCTGATTACCACTGAGTAAATCACCTTCCCCCACATCAGTTTCATCCCTTGAGCAAAAGCCGGCTGTGCCCTTCAACATATTCAGCACTAGCTCAGAGTTAGCACCAGCCAATTCAAATTTACCCTTCATGGAATCAAACTCGTTTTGTGCCTCAGTTATTGTATCCTccaaagaaataattttctttttcagcaaTTCACACTGGTTTTCTAGCTCTACCTTCTCAGCAAATATTGCAGCATTGTCAGCCTTCATTTCCGCAACAGCCGTGAGGCTTTCCTCAATCTTATTCTCCAACTCTCCAATCTTTTCGTTCAATTGCACAACATTATGCTTCTCTTTATCAAGACAAATTCCCATTTCATCTCTCTCAACTTTAACCTGCTCAAGCTTGCATCTATAGTCCCCAACTTCAGATTCTAAACTCTTGATCTTCTCTGCTTCAACCGAGTTTGATTCCTCCAATTTCAAAACAACAGCCTTGAGTTCAGCTACTTGGTTCTGCAATTCACCAACTTCAGTTTCCAGTTTATCTTTAGACTCCAGCATGATAATCTTCTCATTTAGcatttcttctattttgtgCTTCCGCTCAGCTAATTGCTGCAACGCCTCTTCGAAATCCTTCTCAATCATGGCTTTCTCATCAATCAACCCCTGAATGTTCTTCTCAGTTGCCTTCCTTTCTTCCACCAATTGATCAATCTCCCTCACCATCTCCTTCTGCCTCTCATCCCCTTCGACGCACTTCTTCTCCAACTCCGCCACATTCACACGCAGTTTTTCCTCCTCCTTTTGCAGATTGATCACCATCTCATTGAGTCCACGCACAGCATTCTCCAATTCTTGTCTTTTAACCATTTCCACATTTTTTGCCTCTTCAATCCCCACAAGAACTCCTCGAAGTTCTTCCTTCACTTCCTCTATCAACTTATTGGACTCAGCTAAACTTCTCTCTACCGAACTTTTCTCCCTCATTATCGCCTCAATTCTCATCTCCTTCTCCTCCTTTTCTCTGAAAACACCATTGTATGCAACCTGTAGTTCTCCAATCTCTCGTTCGAGCTCCACTTTTCTCTCCGCCAATTCAATCAACTTGGGGCCCAAACCTTTACCCTCCTCAATTTGCAAATCCAGCTTAGCCTTCAATTCATCCCTCTCCATGCAGACTCTCCTCGAAACCTCCTTCTCATCTCCCAACGCACCTTCAATCTTTCTCAGTCTCCCATTCAACCTCCCAATCTCACCCTCCTTTTCATCAATCACTCTCTTCAACTCTCTCACTTTCATCGCCGAACCCTTCATTTCCTGCTCAATCACCTCTCTCTTCAGACCCACCTGCGCAGCAACAAAAGCGACCACCACACTCCTCTCAAGTTCCAACATCGTAGCCCTCTCACCCAACTCACCCAAATCGGACTTCAACGCATCTCTCTCCGAGTTCGACCGAGCTAGCTCCATTTCCAAGGACCCATTTGACTGAAGGAGCGACTCCATCTGCTGGCGGTACTCAACTGCCTGCTTCAGAAGATACTGATTCAGAGTTTTGAGATTTTCCAGCTGCCCCGAAGCCTCAGAATCCACGGCTGGCGCGGCCTCTTGATGGGCTTTCACAATATCCTCTTGCTTCTGCACCGGTTTATCCTGGTGGGAATGCGACATTTTCTTCTTAgccattgatttttttctccttttttctttttcaatacaATATCTCTAGTATTTTTGGTGGTAGAAGAAGGGATGGACGATGAAGGGTTGAGGGTTTTCTGAGATTTATGGCTGGGGAAAACGTGAAATGTAGAACCTCAGATAAGGGGTAATGGGAAAGACTGCAtacagagaaagaaaagggaagTGAAAGCGATGGGATAGTTCGTAGGGTTTCTTTgcaattcaaattttggagGGCTCGAGATACGAGCTCCATTTATTTTGGTTTGGTCGATGgagatattaattttggaGGTTGGTGGTGGCGGTTGTTGGTACTTGCTCCTTTGCCTATTTTAGATTATCAACGGTTGTTTCGTATCccttgtgtgtatatataataaataatttttattaaaaaaataattttattaattaatattaattttaaaaaattgaataaataagttattttatcataatggatattttttatttaacaaaaatggcACATCGATATcattaattgttatatatgaatgtggatgaacttttttttttatattaatataaaagaaaaagctaCCAAACGAtagttatgaaaaattgtgatgaatgaaaaagttaaaaataattatttaattttaaaaaattaacataccAATAAATTAAAGACGCCAATAGGGTGcttcttcaattatatatagtagtaAGTGTGGCACATTCTATgtatgtgcataatttttgtaaatggattaaaataaattatttatataaaatgttattaatttttgtaatttaaaaaagtacctaagaatatatattaagataataaattaatataaatatttttatttataaaaaacttacaacaaaaataataaataatatagaaaaactaaaaaaaatgtatgaaagaaaagaacgTATGAAAGAATATAACCATCCAGAGGtagttataaaagaaataattaattaattaatttaaaattttaaaaataaataacatacaaaattaaatgagataCAAAAAGAGTGctctcacttaatatatagtatgaATACTAGTACTTGTATACACGACACCTTcatatgtgtgtataattaatgaaactaattaatatttaaaaattatattaattaaataaaagtatgaaaaatatataaataggaagttgagaagaaaaaaaaataaaaattgacaaattacaaaaagataaaataccATTCTTACtgtttatattattactaaatgtcataaagtatataaaattaaatgaacaCATTATCGCTTTAAATATAACTCACATTTGTGTTAATTACGGAAGATTtattactataaattaaataatataattagacaAAGAATATAGTGAGACacgtaataaattaaacaatatagTGAGATACATACAAATTGTTAccgacataattataatactacACATAGAAATAATGTCGAAATaagtcatattttaataaaataatttatttgcatttgTATCTTATTTAGGCAAACGTATATTTGTTATGCTAATTATCCATTTCTATAAAGAATTAAGGAGAATTTGTAAGATAAAATGTTACATATTAAATGTTGCACCTTTTGATATGTTTATCCGGAGATGGGCTGAACAAATTTGaataggaaaataaataagtattaatGAAAGTGGGTGAAGCCGCGGAGgattaaagaaatcaaaattatcaccGTATTTCAGGTCCACAATTTTGCATCCCGCGGCTGCGCTGTTTGCtgtttatcattatttatccatcctctctctctctctctctctctctctctcttctctaaattcatttttttctcgtCACTTACcaataaatttcttataaatttatttgctgtaattacaagtaaattatttatagtataaaaaattatatttaatatttctgacgtttgttttcatttaataaatgaattcttcgttactcaaaattcaccaaatgtgtttatattataaatttaatgaaaatcaaTATCTATTcgccccaattgacttatgactaatttattataagtcaaataaatcttttataactaaattatcaTTGTAAAGGTGATgatatacctcttcacatgcattagaGAAAACATGTACAAGAAtagttttgtaaaaaaattatttgacttgcaataattagtaataagttaatccaaagtaaatatggattttcattcggtgaattttgactaactgatgaatctatttattagatgaagaATAATGTCAGGagtactaaatgtaatattctaaaccataaaaaatttatgtgtatttaCATCAAATCTCTGAAAATGACTATGTATAGTTATCCGAATAAACAACCACAAAGTGATAAACTGAAGTCTCGCTTCAAACTTAGATCCTCAACATCCTTGTTGTTTGTGACAAGGAGTTCTCTTTGGGCAATTGCAACAACTTCGTGTACTTGCATAGCATGGCTTTCAAGAATTCGCTTGTCCTGTTGAACCCAAAGCACCCAGCATAATCCAAGGAAAAGAGCAAACTCTCGAGGTTTCAGTCCACGGTGCACACTTCTAAACCATGCCTCCACCCTGGCCAGCCCATTCGAGATTGTAAGCTAAGGAAGGTTGGACAATGCCCACACTAAGCATGCAAATGGGCATGAAAAAAGAATGTGCATGATGCCCCCTCCATTTCCTCAGAGCAACATGGGCATCCTTCCCTGACTGACAAGCCCCTACGGCATAAATTAGAGAGTGTCAAGGGCATTCTTCCAACAACTCCATGGAAAAAGCAGCACCATTGGTCTGGGCCTTTCTTGTTACAGAAATATCAAGTCGCTTCAAATTTTACACTCAGAAGCTGGTTTTTTTACCATACTTAAAGCCAAGTCAAAAGCACTTCGAACTGT includes:
- the LOC105164343 gene encoding CAP-Gly domain-containing linker protein 1, whose protein sequence is MAKKKMSHSHQDKPVQKQEDIVKAHQEAAPAVDSEASGQLENLKTLNQYLLKQAVEYRQQMESLLQSNGSLEMELARSNSERDALKSDLGELGERATMLELERSVVVAFVAAQVGLKREVIEQEMKGSAMKVRELKRVIDEKEGEIGRLNGRLRKIEGALGDEKEVSRRVCMERDELKAKLDLQIEEGKGLGPKLIELAERKVELEREIGELQVAYNGVFREKEEKEMRIEAIMREKSSVERSLAESNKLIEEVKEELRGVLVGIEEAKNVEMVKRQELENAVRGLNEMVINLQKEEEKLRVNVAELEKKCVEGDERQKEMVREIDQLVEERKATEKNIQGLIDEKAMIEKDFEEALQQLAERKHKIEEMLNEKIIMLESKDKLETEVGELQNQVAELKAVVLKLEESNSVEAEKIKSLESEVGDYRCKLEQVKVERDEMGICLDKEKHNVVQLNEKIGELENKIEESLTAVAEMKADNAAIFAEKVELENQCELLKKKIISLEDTITEAQNEFDSMKGKFELAGANSELVLNMLKGTAGFCSRDETDVGEGDLLSGNQINGEETKPYVIELEAIKNAFKRKETKVENMKRQLQLLQTSMEEAHKKKSLWTLLSSATTLLAAISLAYAARAH